Genomic DNA from Oncorhynchus clarkii lewisi isolate Uvic-CL-2024 chromosome 5, UVic_Ocla_1.0, whole genome shotgun sequence:
TCTGAGCCCCGAGTTGACCCTTCGTGATATGTGTGTCACTGTGCTTACTAGAGGCCTTGGAGGAGGCCGAGGAGAGCCCATGTGAAAAGCTTTATTAGGAGGGCGAGTGACGTAGTTCGTTTCTGGGGATATATTCGACCTCCGTCTGAAGGCTCTTTTGAAGCATTGTTTAATGGAATTACAGAACTAAGGCACTAGGTGGGTCTACAGTCAAATTACATACGACAGATCAATTGCCATGTCATCTTGTTCCATTAAATAAGGTGGAAGTGCCTCAAGGGAAATCCCTAAATGCCTCCCCTGGCAGTGAGAGGGAACCGGAGTCCAGCCCTCTTCAATACCATTGTATCTATTAGGCAATGGAAAATAGCTTCCACATCTGCTGAGTCAGCCCTAATGAAACAAGATCAAGACGTCAGGGCAGGACAGGCTATTGGCAATGTGAAGGTGTCTCTTAAAGGTAACCGTGATAATAGGCTACTGTACTTGACAAGTGTGTGATGAAGATATCTATTTCTGGCAGCATGTTCGTAATTAAGGCCAACTTTAGTTCTAGGTGGAATTGAATTGTCATATCAGAATCTGCAGGTAAGAATGAATCAATGTTGCTCCATGCTGTGTAAAacccaattgtgtgtgtgtgtttaacagtaCCACATAGTCACATAGAAAGATACTCAGCACTGAGCAAGGTCAGAATGTGCTGAATAATGATAGTCCAGAATTTCCTGTGATATTGTAATAATACACAGTACAAACATTTCCAAATAACTAAACAAATCAATGAAGGTAATGCAATAATATTAAGCAAATTACTTATAATGACCAATGAAATAGAATGGGGTGACTTACAGCTGCCCACCACCATGCGTGAGGGATGCTTGTGAAGTTGGTCTGATGGACATCATGCTCCACCGTGTACACCATGGCAGAGAAGGTGAGGATTCCCATGGCGATGAAAAGGAATAGGCAGCCCACCTGCTGGTAGCACTGGCGCAGCGTGAAGCCGAATGCTCTCAGCCCCGTAGAGTGGCGTGCCAGCTTCAAGATACGGAAGATCCTCATCAAACGCATGATTCTCAGCACCTGGCCCAATTTGCCCACCCGGCCTACCGTCTCGATGTCTTGGTGCTTCCCGTAGTCGTCGTTCTCGAAGCACTCCAGCACCAGCTGCAGGTAGAGGGGAAAGATGGCAATCAGGTCCACCCCGTTCAGGACGCTTTTCCCGAAGCGTCGCAGGTCCGGTGTGGACACCAGACGCAGCAGGTACTCCATGGTGAAGAAAGCGATGCAGAAGGTTTCCACATGCTCCCCGTAGGTCTTCCCGCTCAGCTGTCCCGTGGGGGTGTTGTACTGCATCTCCTCCACCGTGTTCAGCGTCATGGCCACCAGGGACACCAGCACGAAGAAGCTGGAAGCCAGAGCCATGAGCTTGGCGGTGACGGAGGAGAAGGGCTTCTCCATCAGGTTCCAGATGATCCAACGTATCTGGCCAAACGCCATGCCGTGGAACAGGTCCTCATTCTCTTCCATTTCCACCTCGGCCTCCAGCTCCCGCTGGATCTTCAGCTGCTCATTAAGTTCATCCTGGCGCTCCTCAAAAGAGATGCGGCAGCAGCGGTGTGTGTTCTTGATCCTGACGCCCCAATAGTTGATCTCCTCCAGGAAGTTCCTGGGACACAGCTCGTCCTTGATCCAGAGGACACCCGTCCGGTAGAAGTTGAAGATGCTGTGGAAGATGTCCGGGTCCCTGTCGAAGAAAAACTTGTTGTTTTGGACAACATAGTCATCACACAGGTCCAGCTTTCTGTTGTGGTCTGTGCATGTCGCCAGGCGTCCGATCCTGGTCTTGGGATACTTGGCAGCAACCCTGTATGAGATCTGATACTCCTTCCCACCTACGTTGATGTTCAGCATGTAGTTCTTCACAAGAGAGGAGAGACCTCTTGTTGGGGAGGCCATTACAACATCTTCCTCGTTTTCGTACTCTGCATAGATGTCGTAGATGTCTCGTCTGAGCTCTTGCATGGAGTTCCATTGTTTCACCAAGTTGTTCTGGGTGAGGGGAACATTGTAGTCCTCCTCTGGGTCCTTGTATGTGGGGCCTGTCCCCCCCACTTTGTAGTTGGGGAAAAGGCTCCGTCTCCTATTCTTGAGCATTCTGGAGTCCTGTGCTGGGACCTGGTCAGACACGCCGGCTCACTGAGGGGCGTGGAGGCATTACCACAGGTCTAATACCCTCTCCTGAGTCACCCACAGCAGTATACCAGCAGAAAGAAACAACCCTGACCGTCTAATGTTGCTGACTGAGGATCTGGGTGCTTAAAGATTTAAATACTATTATCCTCTTCCAGTCGCTTTCCCCTCCACCCTGACGTCTTCCATTTGCCTGACATTCACAGATCAAATTGCCTAGCCACAGCAGGGGACACACTGTGCTGTATTATAGACCATTACTGACCTCCTGGTTGGTAGTAAAACATAAACAACATTTAAAGGTGAGGATGCAGCATAAATCCAGTTTGTTTCAATGATTCTAGCACTATCCCGTCTTATGTCATCTAATAGAAATGTCTTAACAGAAACTGACAGAAGTCCTAAGGAAATCTTTCCGGTCATAGCTCATGTGATGTGTTTTCATCTACATGCAGCTACTAATAGTCTTAAAACCCCTGGCTTATGTGGAGTATTATAATCCTAGAGGCATGATAAAATACGATAACACACGCCTAATGTCTACTGGCATTAACATGCAGAGCAGGACAACTCCAGTTTAGATGTGGCCTGCTGCCCGCTGCACTGTATGGTACTAACTCATTGCTTACCACCAAGAGGCACCAACCACTTTCTCTCATTGCAAATAACTAAACAATGGCAAATTCCTACGGCCCAATgccgcgggaagtaggggtgctgagggtgccgCAGAGCCCCCTGAAAATcggaataaaaatatatatactttttttttttaaaggcagtacgCTGGGCCTTTACAAGCCCTGTGTTAACGGACCAATATAGCATCTGTCGCACAGGCACTTGTTTTTTATTCAGCAGCGCCCTCAACAGAAAAATCCCCGTGGCTATGGTACTCTTGTCACTTTGCTGTGACCCTTTAATCCAATCTGGTGCAAGCAAACTAGTTAAAAGTGCTCTGAAGTAACCTGTCCTCCTAGCCTTTGTGTAAACTCTGTTTCAACTACGCTCGTTGTGGGCTTAATCCAGTTAACCTTTTTGACTCTACACAGCATATTGTACTGCACTCTGTAatgagggaccctgggcatctttttttgttgtgtttttcagagtcagtagaaaggcctctttaacaaccgttccacaggtgcatgttcattaattgtttatggttcattgaacaagcatgggaaacagtgtttaaaccctttacaatgaagatctgtgaagttatttggattttaactaattatctttgaaagacagggtcagtTATTTTTTTTGCCAAGTTTGtgttttgtgataaaacaaaaggtgtggttgaatttattctgccactgtgtcttcttattatctttgcctttaggcctatatatcacagtcGCAAGGCAAATGAATTGACAgattatagagcaaacaatgctattattgCATCACATAGGTTGTATTATGGCTTTTGGGGGAAGgggggcttggcttccccagtgattttacccacgcaccactactggatcttcaggtcagaaagtcagagctctagaaagagcccagagttcccgagttggttgaccgttcaaaactatttttcccagttgtcttgaacccaCTGAAGTCGGAAATCTGAGATtacccagtttcctgttgttttgAATGCAGCATTAATGCTCAGAGGAAGACGGCAGGGTATTCACTTTAAGTCAGGAACCAAAACTCCTCCGTAGGGACCCATGAATGCATTCAGTCACATGACAGCTCGATCAGCTGTTTCGATTTCACTTACTCGCATGTCAACTGAGCCAGGATCACGTTCAAATGGGGATTGGGAAGTAGGTCCCAAAATGCTCTTCTAAGTGTtgaggctctgtgcaggccagtcaatttcttccacaccgatctcaacaaaccatttcattatggacctcgctttgtgcattagggcattgtcgtgctgaaacaggaatgggccttccccaaactgttgccacaaagttggaagcacagaatcgtctatgctgtagcgttaagatttcattaagatttcccttcactggacctAAGGGGCCGAGCTTGAATCatggaaaaacagccccagaccattattcctccaccaaactttacagttggcactttgcattgggacaggtagcattctcctgctatccgccaaacccagatttgtctgccagatggtgaagcgtgattcattaccCCAGAGAAggcctttccactgctccagagtccaatggcggcgagctttactccactccagccgacgcttgccatgtaaacccatttcttgaagctcccgacaaacagttactgtgctgacgttgcttccagaggcagtttggaactcggtagtgagtgttgcaaccgaggacaggtgatttttacgcactacgtgagcttgtgaggcctaccccttcacggctgagccgttgttgctcctagacatctccacttcacagtaacagcacttaaagttcaccggggcagctctagcagggaagacatttgacaaactgacctgttggaaaggtgacattcTACTGTAtaatggtgccacgttgaaagtcactgagctcctcatcaaggccattctactgccaatgtttgctatggagactgcatggctgtgtgctcgattttatacaccggttAGCAACGGGTTTGGCTGAAACGGCAGAATCCAGTGTATATACTGAAAAAATAAACACGCTACAATTTCAAAGTTttcataaggaaatcaatcaattgaaataaattaggccctaatctatggatttcacgactgggaatacagatacctttaaaaaaggtagaggtgtggatcagaaaaccagtcagtgtctggtgtgacccccatttgactcatgcagcgcgacacatctccttcacgttGATCATACTGTTGTCCCactcaatggctgtgcgaagttgctggatatttgcgTGAACTGGAACAcagtcgtacacgtcgatccagagcatcccaaacatactcaatgggtgacctgtctggtgagtatgcagaccatggaagaacttggacattttcagcttctgggaattgtgtacagatccttatgGACATGGGGCCCatgcattatcatactgaaacatgtgatggcagcggatgaatggcatgcaatgggcctcaggatttcgtcacgttatctctgtgcattcacatTGCCATCGATAATGTCAATGGTGTTCGTTGCTTATGCTTGCCCAAACCATAACCCCTAACACCACCATTGAGCACTGTCAAAGTTGGgaacaaaccgctcacccacatgacgccatacacgtggtctgcagttgtgaccggttggaagtactgccaaatttcCTTAAGACGTCGAGGCGGCTTAAgatagaaattaacattcaattctctggcaacagttctagtggacattccttcagtcaCCATGACAagtgcacgctccctcaacttgagacgtgacaaaattgcacatttaagagtggccttttgtccccagcacaagatgcacctgtgtaatcatgctgtttaaatcagtttcttgataatggattatcttggcaaaggagaagaGCTCACTAacagctttttgtgcgtatggagaacattgagctgaaataagagatggcattaaacatgggaccaacactttccatgtgcattcatttttgttcagtatatatttatttaGAAAGTGTATTTTAATGCCCTACTTTTGAATAGTTAAACATTTCCTATTTTAGTATCTGTACATGAGCTTATGTCCTCAAGTATGTACATCAGGAAAGGCAGTTTGACAAACCTCTGCAGCATTACAATTTCATGAAAAATACCTTTGGGCATGTCTATTAGGCAGAAATCTACATTTTACCCTAACAGTCAAGAGGTTTACTTGGATTATGATATCCTGTAGATCAAAACAATCCATATTGCCATCTGCAATTGTTATATCAGGCACAACTATGCATATGTTAATGCAGTTGAGACTGTCAATCATTACAATGGTGAAATAATGCACTCTCGAAAAGCTACTAGGGCCACTATCTTAGACCAACAAATGACTAGGTTGCACTCAGATTCTCTACCAAACTCCAGAAGTTGGTACATTTGtactctttccccccccccccccccatttaaaaATCATTGGTTTATAGTGCATGCATGACATCCTCAGACCAGTCAATTCCTTTTTGAATTAACGAGGGGAATGTATGCTttgggagaaaggaggagattcAGAATGTACCCCTAAATAGTGGTACAGGGAAAGTCAAGCAGTGGCTTTTTGAATGACTTACGGGTCTTCCGGAAATGTGTAAAATGAAAGTCTTGTTTCATCTTAAGTGTTTGCAAATCATTTTATTCACGACACAGCATTTAGTCCCCCTGCACATGGCTAAAAAAAGTCACAGCAACGGCACAAACATACAAAATAGTTTAACAAATTCAGTTTTAAATACATGTTACCCTACCCTGGTACTATGCCCAACCATAGCAAAAATGTATTTCAGTCAAATGTATACAATCTTATTTACAGCAGACCATTTGATCAAAGTGCTTCAGTCCTGATTCTGTTCTTAGGGGAAGAGGGTTTATGTACAATGTTTTACAAATGCTGTAGTAACATGACCTTCCTTAGCTCTCATCTTCCCAGCACAGAATCACACAAAAAAAGCTTTATAAGAATGTGCTTCTGGAGATAATGTTCATAAGAAACGTACATATTTTAA
This window encodes:
- the LOC139408813 gene encoding potassium voltage-gated channel subfamily V member 2-like yields the protein MLKNRRRSLFPNYKVGGTGPTYKDPEEDYNVPLTQNNLVKQWNSMQELRRDIYDIYAEYENEEDVVMASPTRGLSSLVKNYMLNINVGGKEYQISYRVAAKYPKTRIGRLATCTDHNRKLDLCDDYVVQNNKFFFDRDPDIFHSIFNFYRTGVLWIKDELCPRNFLEEINYWGVRIKNTHRCCRISFEERQDELNEQLKIQRELEAEVEMEENEDLFHGMAFGQIRWIIWNLMEKPFSSVTAKLMALASSFFVLVSLVAMTLNTVEEMQYNTPTGQLSGKTYGEHVETFCIAFFTMEYLLRLVSTPDLRRFGKSVLNGVDLIAIFPLYLQLVLECFENDDYGKHQDIETVGRVGKLGQVLRIMRLMRIFRILKLARHSTGLRAFGFTLRQCYQQVGCLFLFIAMGILTFSAMVYTVEHDVHQTNFTSIPHAWWWAAVSISTVCYGDMFPETILGRLFAFACISFGIILNGMPISILYNKFSDYYTKLKSYEYSSTLKARGKVRFAKRAARKFTKCCDDAVHKHTGECSQSSMGDFPFN